The Impatiens glandulifera chromosome 3, dImpGla2.1, whole genome shotgun sequence genome contains a region encoding:
- the LOC124930763 gene encoding probable plastid-lipid-associated protein 12, chloroplastic has product MASAVAVAGANGLRTAILLPSALPADHGSRSRIFRSKSAIPLKPLCSLADDRKILFKDDKDEIPFSAPENSLIGALIGIQGRGRSASPQQLQDVQLAVSALEDIEGIPEPTSSSTIEGRWQLMFTTRPGTASPIQRTFVGVDFFSVFQEISLRTNDPRVSNIVKFSDAIGELKVEAAASIKDGRRILFTFDRAAFSFKFLPFKVPYPVPFRLLGDEAKGWLDTTYLSPSGNIRISRGNKGTTFVLQKKTDPRQNLLTAIAIGARVREAIDEFISLYGNQAKVEPDMTEGEWQMIWSSQMETDSWIENAANGLMGMQVVRSNGRLKFLVDIFPGLKFSMDGTFAKSGTGTYDVIMDDAAIVAGPFGLPMEMESKFKLELLYNDDKIRITRGYNSITFVHVRSDGSK; this is encoded by the exons ATGGCTTCTGCCGTCGCCGTCGCCGGCGCGAATGGCCTTCGCACGGCGATTCTCTTACCGTCGGCATTACCTGCCGATCATGGATCTCGGAGTAGAATTTTCCGTAGTAAGTCAGCAATTCCACTTAAGCCATTATGCTCTCTGGCTGACGACCGAAAGATACTATTCAAGGACGACAAAGATGAAATTCCTTTTAGTGCACCAGAAAATTCGCTAATCGGAGCATTAATCGGCATTCAAGGACGCGGCCGTTCCGCTTCTCCTCAACAGCTCCAA GATGTTCAACTTGCTGTTAGTGCATTAGAAGATATAGAAGGCATACCAGAACCG ACGAGCTCAAGTACGATAGAGGGTCGCTGGCAATTAATGTTCACAACTAGGCCTGGAACTGCATCCCCAATTCAG AGAACGTTTGTTGGAGTAGACTTCTTCAGTGTGTTTCAAGAAATAAGCCTAAGAACAAACGATCCTCGAGTATCTAACATTGTAAAATTTTCCGATGCAATTGGTGAGCTTAAAGTGGAG GCTGCAGCATCCATCAAGGATGGAAGGAGAATACTCTTTACATTTGATAGAGCTGCATTTTCATTTAAGTTTCTTCCATTTAAAGTTCCATATCCAGTTCCTTTTCGTCTTCTTGGAGATGAGGCAAAGGGTTGGTTGGACACGACATATTTATCTCCATCTGGAAACATTCGTATCTCAAGAGGAAATAAG GGAACCACATTTGTGCTGCAAAAGAAAACCGATCCAAGGCAGAATTTGCTTACAGCTATTGCAATAGGAGCAAGGGTTAGAGAA GCAATAGATGAGTTTATCTCCTTGTATGGTAACCAAGCTAAAGTTGAGCCAGATATGACTGAAGGTGAATGGCAAATGATATGGAGTTCACAG ATGGAAACAGATAGTTGGATAGAGAATGCTGCAAACGGGCTTATGGGAATGCAG GTTGTGAGGTCGAATGGAAGATTGAAGTTTCTAGTTGACATATTTCCTGGGCTCAAATTCTCAATGGACGGAACTTTTGC CAAATCTGGAACCGGTACATATGATGTTATAATGGACGATGCAGCCATTGTAGCAGGACCTTTCGGTCTTCCTATGGAAATGGAGAGCAAGTTTAAGTTGGAGCTTCT ATATAACGATGACAAGATAAGGATTACTCGAGGCTACAACAGTATAACTTTTGTGCACGTTCGATCAGATGGATCCAAATAA
- the LOC124931453 gene encoding pentatricopeptide repeat-containing protein At1g71420, with product MFRLVSRTVLPLRRAFSVAADELGIVDPNVLGLCSSGRVHEAFKLINSLNSPQSPATYAVLFRACAQLNLLHLGEDLHRCVLLRYPNHPPNIYMDNHLINLYAKCNSLEKAHQLFDKMPERNIVSWTSLISGYAKQGKSIECFSLFANMLTHHRPTEFAYSSVIACCGVEKGKQVHAHALKTRFVANSFVSNALIIMYSNSSELEQAWLIFTDMQFRNIVSWNSMITCLRNQGHWIEAITLFSRLRINSIQFDHTTIIGVVSALCLSSVDEIHNSLRYCFQLHCLTIKTSFDSKIEIATALVKAFSDLGCETSHFYKIFQTTNGVRDIVSWTNMISAFSEREPGKALLIFNRMRAELIPPDCFAFSAVLKACAGLVTERQSSAIHSQMMKYGFESDVTPMNALIHAYARTGSVRSAKRVFDEMNHRDTFSWNSMLKAYALQGRANEAIELFGEMNICPDGATFVALLSACNHAGMVEQGEKIFDRMSSEFGIVPHLDHFACKVDILARSGRIAEADEFISTMPMKPDSVIWKSMLGACRRYGEIGLANRAMEKLKELDPGNSLGYVVMSNMYSSVGVYGLAGKIRNEMNGLGVRKEPGLSWIEVGNEVHEFGSGGERHPEGVEIRGHARRLVRKLKDAGYRAETGICYYDLDEEQREEELLYHSEKLALVFGLMKLVGFEKMMIKINKNIGICVDCHNFMKVSSKVVDKEILIRDSNRFHHFKDGVCSCNDYW from the coding sequence ATGTTCCGATTAGTCAGTCGCACCGTGCTCCCTTTACGGCGAGCGTTCAGCGTCGCCGCCGATGAATTGGGTATCGTTGATCCAAATGTTCTAGGTCTCTGCTCGAGCGGCCGCGTTCACGAAGCTTTCAAACTTATCAATTCTCTCAACTCCCCTCAATCGCCAGCCACTTACGCTGTTCTCTTCCGAGCATGTGCGCAATTGAATCTCCTTCATCTTGGCGAAGATCTCCACCGCTGCGTCCTTCTCCGTTACCCCAATCATCCTCCCAACATCTACATGGACAATCATCTCATCAACTTGTACGCAAAATGCAATAGCTTAGAGAAAGCACACCAACTGTTCGATAAAATGCCTGAGAGAAACATCGTTTCTTGGACTTCTCTCATTTCAGGATACGCTAAGCAAGGGAAATCCATTGAGTGTTTCTCCCTTTTTGCTAATATGTTAACACATCATCGCCCGACAGAATTCGCTTACTCAAGCGTGATCGCATGTTGTGGAGTCGAGAAAGGTAAACAGGTACATGCGCATGCGTTGAAAACGCGTTTCGTAGCTAACTCGTTCGTGTCTAATGCTCTAATAATCATGTATTCCAACAGTTCTGAACTCGAACAAGCTTGGTTGATCTTCACCGATATGCAATTCAGAAACATTGTATCGTGGAATTCGATGATTACTTGTCTTCGTAATCAAGGACATTGGATCGAAGCCATTACTCTTTTCTCTCGTTTACGAATCAACTCAATTCAGTTTGATCACACCACGATCATTGGGGTGGTTTCCGCGTTATGTCTTTCCTCCGTCGACGAAATTCACAACAGCCTTCGATACTGTTTTCAGTTGCATTGCCTGACGATAAAAACATCGTTCGACTCGAAAATTGAGATCGCAACCGCGTTGGTCAAGGCTTTCTCCGACCTCGGATGCGAAACTAGCCATTTCTATAAGATATTCCAAACTACAAACGGGGTTCGCGATATCGTGTCGTGGACGAACATGATATCTGCGTTTTCCGAAAGAGAACCAGGAAAAGCTCTACTTATCTTCAACCGTATGCGGGCCGAGCTAATTCCTCCAGATTGCTTTGCATTCTCTGCTGTATTAAAAGCTTGTGCGGGCCTAGTAACCGAACGACAATCTTCCGCAATACATTCTCAAATGATGAAATACGGTTTTGAATCTGACGTGACTCCGATGAATGCGTTGATCCATGCTTACGCCAGGACGGGCTCGGTTCGTTCCGCGAAGCGAGTTTTCGACGAGATGAACCATCGCGACACGTTTTCGTGGAACTCGATGCTAAAGGCTTACGCGTTACAGGGACGGGCGAACGAAGCAATTGAGTTATTCGGGGAGATGAACATTTGTCCCGACGGGGCGACGTTCGTCGCCCTTCTCTCGGCTTGTAACCACGCCGGGATGGTGGAACAAGGGGAGAAGATATTTGATAGGATGAGTTCGGAATTCGGAATTGTTCCTCATCTCGATCATTTCGCGTGTAAAGTGGATATCCTCGCACGATCGGGGAGAATCGCGGAAGCGGATGAGTTTATTAGTACGATGCCAATGAAACCGGATTCGGTTATATGGAAATCCATGCTCGGAGCTTGTAGGAGGTATGGGGAGATCGGGTTGGCGAATCGGGCAATGGAGAAATTGAAGGAGTTGGATCCGGGTAATTCGTTAGGGTACGTGGTTATGTCGAATATGTATAGTTCGGTTGGGGTTTACGGGTTAGCGGGTAAGATTAGAAACGAGATGAATGGGCTCGGTGTTAGGAAGGAACCGGGGTTGAGTTGGATTGAAGTTGGGAATGAAGTGCATGAATTTGGGTCGGGCGGGGAAAGACACCCGGAAGGAGTGGAGATCCGCGGGCATGCGAGGCGGTTGGTTCGGAAGTTGAAGGATGCGGGTTATAGGGCGGAAACGGGTATTTGTTATTATGACTTGGACGAGGAACAAAGGGAAGAGGAATTGTTGTATCATAGTGAGAAATTGGCTTTGGTGTTTGGTTTGATGAAGTTGGTTGGATTTGAAAAGATGATGATCAAGATTAATAAGAATATTGGGATTTGCGTGGATTGTCATAATTTTATGAAGGTTTCATCTAAAGTTGTTGATAAAGAGATTTTGATTAGAGATTCTAatcgttttcatcattttaAAGATGGGGTATGTTCATGTAATGACTATTggtag
- the LOC124929166 gene encoding enoyl-[acyl-carrier-protein] reductase [NADH], chloroplastic-like: MLAMATTAASGLQIPVVARSCTRKTFKASVTTVGASSNRAQYRNLASTCHVSSVQSFWRSLPLHQAKHEQFSTKAMSESSESKPVSSGLSLDLRGKRAFIAGVADDNGYGWAIAKSLAAAGAEILVGTWVPALNIFETSFRRGKFDESRVLPDGSLMEITKVYPLDAVFDTLDDVPEDIKTNKRYAGSSKWTVQEVAESVKEDFGSIDILVHSLANGPEVTKPLLETSRKGYLAAISASSYSYVSLLRHFVPIMNPGGSSISLTYIASERIIPGYGGGMSSAKAGLESDTKVLAFEAGRKHKIRVNTISAGPLRSRAAKAIGFIDTMIDYSMANAPLQKELSAEEVGNTAAFLASPLSSAITGAVIYVDNGLNAMGVGVDSPVFKDLNIPKGH; this comes from the exons ATGTTAGCTATGGCAACAACTGCTGCTAGCGGTCTTCAAATTCCTGTTGTTGCTAGGTCATGCACTCGCAAAACATTCAAGGCTAGTGTGACAACTGTAGGCGCTAGTTCTAATAGAGCGCAATATAGAAATCTTGCCAGCACTTGTCATGTTTCATCTGTTCAAAGCTTTTGGCGAAGTCTCCCTTTGCATCAAGCAAAACACGAACAGTTTTCAACTAAGGCTATGTCTGAATCTAGCGAAAGCAAGCCTGTATCATCAGGCTTATCGCTTGATCTAAGAG GTAAAAGGGCCTTTATTGCTGGAGTAGCAGATGACAATGGCTATGGATGGGCTATTGCAAAATCTTTAGCTGCTGCTGGTGCTGAAATCCTTGTTGGGACTTGGGTGCCT GCTCTGAATATTTTTGAAACTAGCTTTCGTCGAGGGAAATTTGATGAGTCTCGAGT GTTGCCTGATGGTTCGCTGATGGAAATTACCAAAGTATATCCCCTTGATGCCGTCTTTGACACTCTTGACGATGTACCTGAAGAT ATAAAAACGAACAAGCGTTATGCAGGATCAAGTAAGTGGACTGTTCAG GAAGTTGCTGAATCTGTGAAGGAAGATTTTGGAAGCATTGACATCCTTGTACACTCACTCGCAAATGGGCCAGAA GTAACTAAACCTCTACTTGAGACATCCAGGAAAGGGTATCTTGCAGCAATATCTGCATCAAGTTATTCCTATGTTTCCTTGCTAAGACATTTTGTTCCAATTATGAATCCAG GTGGATCATCAATTTCTCTCACATATATTGCTTCTGAAAGGATCATCCCTGG TTATGGTGGAGGGATGAGTTCGGCAAAAGCTGGCTTGGAGAGTGATACTAAA GTACTTGCTTTTGAGGCAGGAAGAAAACACAAGATTAGAGTAAATACTATATCAGCTG GACCTTTGAGAAGTCGGGCTGCAAAAGCAATAGGCTTCATAGATACAATGATCGACTACTCGATGGCCAATGCACCACTTCAGAAAGAACTATCGGCTG AGGAAGTGGGGAATACTGCTGCATTTTTGGCTTCACCGTTATCGTCTGCAATAACCGGAGCAGTTATCTATGTTGACAATGGTTTGAATGCAATGGGAGTGGGTGTTGATAGCCCTGTTTTCAAAGACCTCAACATTCCAAAGGGTCATTAG
- the LOC124929138 gene encoding ETHYLENE INSENSITIVE 3-like 3 protein isoform X1, with translation MIVLEDIVADHISSSSDIELDDIRCENIADEKDVSDEEIESDQLERRMWRDRVKLKRIKEKQRLAALKQQQQQKAGNRPCSDQAQRKKMSRAQDGILKYMLKLMEVCKARGFVYGIIPDKGKPVGGSSDNIRAWWKEKVKFDRNGPAAIAKYEADCLSKANDNGILKRNAQISLQDLQDATLGSLLSSLMQHCNPPQRKYPLEKGIPPPWWPIGNEKWWLNLGLIKGQIPPYKKPHDLKKMWKVGVLTAVIKHMSPDINKIRKHVRQSKCLQDKMSAKESSIWLSVLSQEELSIAKTRCTDKKRPAISIDDHDSSKEDGSSSHTSSNSEERKKPRQKPARTSKPRISSSPSQELAQELYHFSINPSPPATTTTFVDEDRSLICNHPMEENPRFHHHPMDEILEYNPLPWIGGVDNQSSIREEDIRIDVNNLNNSPMNNLSLGFGGFNSPFHFDNGLLDTSDMDFLIDDIDLIQYCGGA, from the exons ATGATAGTGTTAGAAGATATTGTAGCTGATCATATCAG CAGCAGCTCTGATATTGAACTAGATGATATAAGATGTGAGAATATAGCTGATGAGAAAGACGTAAGTGACGAAGAAATCGAATCCGATCAGTTGGAGAGACGAATGTGGAGAGATCGTGTTAAGCTTAAGAGAATTAAGGAGAAACAGAGGCTTGCAGCACTCAAACAACAGCAGCAGCAGAAGGCCGGCAACAGGCCTTGTTCCGATCAAGCACAGAGGAAGAAGATGTCAAGAGCTCAGGACGGAATATTGAAGTACATGTTAAAGCTAATGGAAGTCTGCAAAGCACGAGGATTCGTCTACGGAATCATTCCTGATAAAGGTAAACCAGTCGGCGGTTCATCGGACAACATTAGAGCTTGGTGGAAGGAAAAGGTTAAGTTCGATAGGAACGGACCAGCAGCAATAGCTAAATACGAAGCCGATTGTCTTTCAAAAGCAAACGACAATGGAATTCTGAAGAGAAACGCTCAAATTTCTCTTCAAGATCTACAGGACGCTACTTTAGGATCACTCTTATCTTCATTAATGCAACATTGTAATCCGCCTCAGAGGAAATATCCATTGGAGAAAGGAATTCCACCGCCGTGGTGGCCGATTGGAAACGAGAAATGGTGGTTGAATCTAGGTTTGATTAAAGGACAAATTCCTCCTTATAAGAAACCTCACGATTTGAAAAAGATGTGGAAGGTTGGAGTGTTGACTGCCGTTATAAAGCACATGTCACCGGATATCAATAAGATCCGTAAACATGTCCGGCAATCAAAATGCTTACAGGATAAGATGAGTGCTAAAGAGAGTTCTATATGGTTAAGCGTTTTGAGTCAAGAGGAATTGTCTATCGCTAAGACGCGTTGTACTGATAAGAAGAGGCCTGCAATTAGTATCGATGATCACGATTCATCTAAAGAAGACGGAAGCAGCAGTCATACTAGTAGTAATTcagaagaaaggaagaaaccGCGACAGAAGCCAGCTCGAACCAGTAAACCTAGAATCTCATCCAGTCCATCCCAAGAATTGGCACAAGAActttatcatttctctataaACCCTTCTCCTCCAGCTACTACTACCACGTTCGTGGATGAGGACAGATCATTGATTTGTAATCATCCAATGGAGGAAAACCCTAGGTTTCATCATCATCCAATGGACGAAATATTGGAGTATAATCCTCTACCTTGGATTGGAGGAGTTGATAATCAAAGTTCCATCAgagaagaagatataagaattgATGTGAACAATTTGAATAATTCTCCGATGAACAATCTTTCATTAGGATTTGGTGGATTCAACAGTCCATTTCATTTTGACAATGGTTTGCTAGATACAAGTGACATGGACTTTTTGATTGATGACATAGACTTGATTCAATACTGTGGGGGAGCCTAA
- the LOC124929138 gene encoding ETHYLENE INSENSITIVE 3-like 3 protein isoform X2, whose translation MIVLEDIVADHISSSDIELDDIRCENIADEKDVSDEEIESDQLERRMWRDRVKLKRIKEKQRLAALKQQQQQKAGNRPCSDQAQRKKMSRAQDGILKYMLKLMEVCKARGFVYGIIPDKGKPVGGSSDNIRAWWKEKVKFDRNGPAAIAKYEADCLSKANDNGILKRNAQISLQDLQDATLGSLLSSLMQHCNPPQRKYPLEKGIPPPWWPIGNEKWWLNLGLIKGQIPPYKKPHDLKKMWKVGVLTAVIKHMSPDINKIRKHVRQSKCLQDKMSAKESSIWLSVLSQEELSIAKTRCTDKKRPAISIDDHDSSKEDGSSSHTSSNSEERKKPRQKPARTSKPRISSSPSQELAQELYHFSINPSPPATTTTFVDEDRSLICNHPMEENPRFHHHPMDEILEYNPLPWIGGVDNQSSIREEDIRIDVNNLNNSPMNNLSLGFGGFNSPFHFDNGLLDTSDMDFLIDDIDLIQYCGGA comes from the exons ATGATAGTGTTAGAAGATATTGTAGCTGATCATATCAG CAGCTCTGATATTGAACTAGATGATATAAGATGTGAGAATATAGCTGATGAGAAAGACGTAAGTGACGAAGAAATCGAATCCGATCAGTTGGAGAGACGAATGTGGAGAGATCGTGTTAAGCTTAAGAGAATTAAGGAGAAACAGAGGCTTGCAGCACTCAAACAACAGCAGCAGCAGAAGGCCGGCAACAGGCCTTGTTCCGATCAAGCACAGAGGAAGAAGATGTCAAGAGCTCAGGACGGAATATTGAAGTACATGTTAAAGCTAATGGAAGTCTGCAAAGCACGAGGATTCGTCTACGGAATCATTCCTGATAAAGGTAAACCAGTCGGCGGTTCATCGGACAACATTAGAGCTTGGTGGAAGGAAAAGGTTAAGTTCGATAGGAACGGACCAGCAGCAATAGCTAAATACGAAGCCGATTGTCTTTCAAAAGCAAACGACAATGGAATTCTGAAGAGAAACGCTCAAATTTCTCTTCAAGATCTACAGGACGCTACTTTAGGATCACTCTTATCTTCATTAATGCAACATTGTAATCCGCCTCAGAGGAAATATCCATTGGAGAAAGGAATTCCACCGCCGTGGTGGCCGATTGGAAACGAGAAATGGTGGTTGAATCTAGGTTTGATTAAAGGACAAATTCCTCCTTATAAGAAACCTCACGATTTGAAAAAGATGTGGAAGGTTGGAGTGTTGACTGCCGTTATAAAGCACATGTCACCGGATATCAATAAGATCCGTAAACATGTCCGGCAATCAAAATGCTTACAGGATAAGATGAGTGCTAAAGAGAGTTCTATATGGTTAAGCGTTTTGAGTCAAGAGGAATTGTCTATCGCTAAGACGCGTTGTACTGATAAGAAGAGGCCTGCAATTAGTATCGATGATCACGATTCATCTAAAGAAGACGGAAGCAGCAGTCATACTAGTAGTAATTcagaagaaaggaagaaaccGCGACAGAAGCCAGCTCGAACCAGTAAACCTAGAATCTCATCCAGTCCATCCCAAGAATTGGCACAAGAActttatcatttctctataaACCCTTCTCCTCCAGCTACTACTACCACGTTCGTGGATGAGGACAGATCATTGATTTGTAATCATCCAATGGAGGAAAACCCTAGGTTTCATCATCATCCAATGGACGAAATATTGGAGTATAATCCTCTACCTTGGATTGGAGGAGTTGATAATCAAAGTTCCATCAgagaagaagatataagaattgATGTGAACAATTTGAATAATTCTCCGATGAACAATCTTTCATTAGGATTTGGTGGATTCAACAGTCCATTTCATTTTGACAATGGTTTGCTAGATACAAGTGACATGGACTTTTTGATTGATGACATAGACTTGATTCAATACTGTGGGGGAGCCTAA
- the LOC124929139 gene encoding histone H3.2, with translation MARTKQTARKSTGGKAPRKQLATKAARKSAPATGGVKKPHRFRPGTVALREIRKYQKSTELLIRKLPFQRLVREIAQDFKTDLRFQSSAVAALQEAAEAYLVGLFEDTNLCAIHAKRVTIMPKDIQLARRIRGERA, from the coding sequence ATGGCTCGTACCAAGCAGACTGCTAGAAAATCGACCGGAGGAAAGGCGCCGAGAAAGCAATTGGCAACGAAAGCAGCAAGAAAATCTGCTCCGGCGACCGGAGGAGTTAAGAAGCCACACAGATTCAGACCTGGAACTGTTGCTCTTAGGGAGATCCGTAAGTATCAAAAGAGCACTGAACTTCTCATCCGCAAGCTTCCTTTTCAGAGACTTGTTCGTGAGATTGCACAGGATTTCAAAACTGATTTGAGATTTCAGAGCTCTGCTGTTGCTGCTCTTCAGGAAGCTGCTGAAGCTTATCTTGTAGGGTTGTTTGAGGATACTAATCTTTGCGCTATTCATGCTAAAAGGGTTACCATTATGCCTAAAGATATTCAGCTTGCTAGAAGAATTAGGGGAGAAAGAGCTTGA
- the LOC124929938 gene encoding F-box/kelch-repeat protein At3g06240-like — MEMVDHSSSSSSSSSQILSIPVDLVMDILKRLSVRDVLRSRPVCKEWNSLLRTPKFISLHYNRSLQMRQENPASFVYLRTIPSRPPFQGRPRRTFDARPRWESITLTFFSLEKTTTKLVAKVDKEEDILAMLSSLLFPSCSCSCPTLSDMYIEMVCPLDGLVCFLCGCTKHIIMYNPATRESQVLPSHPNFFVGRTLGAWFESNMEQQYKVFRLITDDDDHWYKITIYDSTLNSWRVSRIMFGQVISEYVLLLNGVLHFQISDGTGKEMIVTFDARLETFGHFEFPSSHNMGINFILLNFNGNLAYMNSYFKMEANYYDDLWVMTEYGVEQSWTKKTLGPFDFSGYCMKNGFGTPLAFWKNKNEQDELLILARKYTLSFNLDTMERTDLNLSLVAHGNSIIIPYNVETLLSLK, encoded by the coding sequence ATGGAGATGGTGGATCATTCTTCGTCCagtagcagcagcagcagccagATTCTTTCGATTCCCGTTGATTTGGTAATGGATATTCTAAAGAGGTTATCAGTCAGAGATGTTCTTCGGTCCAGACCCGTCTGTAAGGAATGGAATTCTCTATTAAGAACTCCTAAGTTTATTTCTCTTCACTATAACCGTTCCTTACAGATGAGACAAGAAAACCCCGCGTCCTTCGTTTACCTTCGAACAATTCCATCTAGGCCTCCCTTTCAAGGTAGACCTCGTCGTACGTTTGATGCTAGGCCCAGGTGGGAGAGCATCACATTGACCTTTTTTAGCTTGGAGAAAACAACCACCAAACTAGTAGCAAAAGTGGACAAAGAAGAAGATATTTTGGCCATGTTATCATCATTATTGTTTCCATCCTGCTCCTGCTCCTGCCCAACACTGTCAGATATGTATATCGAAATGGTGTGTCCTCTTGATGGTTTGGTATGTTTTCTATGTGGATGTACAAAGCATATCATTATGTACAATCCAGCCACCAGAGAATCTCAAGTGTTACCTTCTCATCCTAATTTTTTTGTGGGGCGTACTTTGGGTGCTTGGTTCGAATCCAACATGGAACAACAATACAAAGTTTTTCGCCTAATTACTGATGATGATGACCACTGGTACAAGATCACTATATATGATTCTACTCTTAATAGTTGGAGAGTAAGTAGAATCATGTTTGGACAAGTAATTTCTGAATACGTCTTGTTATTGAATGGAGTTTTACACTTTCAAATATCTGATGGTACTGGTAAGGAAATGATTGTCACATTTGATGCAAGATTGGAAACGTTTGGACACTTTGAATTCCCATCATCTCATAACATGGGTATCAACTTCATCTTGTTGAACTTTAATGGGAATCTTGCCTACatgaattcatattttaaaatggaaGCTAATTATTACGATGATTTATGGGTGATGACTGAATATGGGGTAGAGCAATCTTGGACAAAGAAAACTCTTGGTCCTTTTGATTTTTCTGGTTATTGTATGAAAAATGGTTTTGGTACGCCATTAGCGTTTtggaaaaacaaaaatgaacaGGACGAGTTGTTGATTCTAGCACGCAAGTATACATTGTCTTTCAACCTCGATACAATGGAGAGGACTGATTTGAATTTGTCACTCGTTGCTCAtggtaattcaattattatacCGTATAATGTGGAGACTTTACTTTCTTTAAAATGA